One genomic segment of Pongo abelii isolate AG06213 chromosome 13, NHGRI_mPonAbe1-v2.0_pri, whole genome shotgun sequence includes these proteins:
- the LOC129047940 gene encoding LOW QUALITY PROTEIN: E3 ubiquitin-protein ligase makorin-1-like (The sequence of the model RefSeq protein was modified relative to this genomic sequence to represent the inferred CDS: deleted 1 base in 1 codon) — translation MYLPYWFGPLPPSYKFSAVPSCTEAPLQDSVTKEESEKEKTAVETKKQLCPCAAVRECQDGENCVPLHGDSCDMCGLQVLHPMAAAQRSQRIKLCIEAHEKDMELSLAVQHSKDVVYGICMEVVYEKANPSKCRFRILSNCNHAYCLKCIRKWKSAKQFQSKIIKSCPDCQITSNFVIPSESWVEEKEEKQKLIQKYKEALSNKACRYFDEGRGSCPFGRNCFYKHAYPDGLTEEP, via the exons ATGTATCTGCCTTATTGGTTTGGACCTTTACCACCCTCTTACAAATTTTCAGCTGTGCCTTCCTGCACTGAAGCACCTCTGCAGGACTCAGTGACCAAGGAAgaatcagagaaagag aaaactgctGTGGAAACCAAGAAGCAGCTGTGCCCCTGTGCTGCAGTGAGAGAGTGCCAAGATGGGGAGAACTGTGTGCCTCTCCACGGAGATTCATGTGACATGTGTGGACTGCAGGTCCTGCATCCCATGGCTGCTGCCCAGAGATCACAGCGTATAAAATTGTGCATTGAGGCCCATGAGAAGGACATGGAGCTCTCACTTGCTGTGCAGCACAGCAAGGACGTGGTGTATGGGATCTGCATGGAGGTGGTCTATGAGAAAGCAAACCCCAGCAAGTGCCGCTTCAGGATCCTCTCCAACTGCAACCACGCCTACTGTCTCAAGTGCATTCGCAAATGGAAGAGTGCTAAGCAATTTCAGAGCAAGATTATAAAGTCCTGCCCAGATTGCCAGATCACATCTAACTTTGTCATTCCAAGTGAGTCCTgggtggaagagaaagaagagaagcagaAACTCATTCAGAAATACAAGGAGGCGTTGAGCAACAAGGCTTGCAGGTATTTTGATGAAGGACGTGGGAGCTGCCCATTTGGAAGGAATTGTTTTTACAAGCATGCGTACCCTGATGGCCTTACAGAGGAGCCGTAG